A region of the Pseudomonadota bacterium genome:
AGATTCTGATCAGCCAGATCATGCCTAGTTAGTCTGACAAAGCCTCGTCCGCCGTATTCTGGACAACGGCTCCGTATCTACGGGCGAACGAGAAATTGACCCGGTTCAGGCGGCAATCGTGATACGGATATTCCAGGAATATGCCGATGGTCTGGCGCCGCGCCGCATTGCCGGGCGCCTCAACGCGGAGAATATCCCCGGCCCGCGCGGCGGGCCTTGGAACGCCTCCACCATCAACGGCAGCCGCCAGCGTCGCAACGGCATTCTCAATAACGAGTTATACCTCGGCCGCATTACCTATAACCGGCAACGATTTATCAAGGACCCGGAAACCGGCAAACGGCGCTCGCGGCTCAACCCGGAACATGAGTGGGTCATCACCGACGTCCCAGCTCTGCGTGTTGTCGACGACGGCATATGGGACCGAGTCCAGCAAATCAAAGCGCGCTACGCTTCACAGCCCGGCAACCGGCGCCAGACCAAAAAGCGCCTGCTGACCGGGCTGGTAAAATGCGGTCGCTGCGGCGGCTCGATGACTATCGTCAACCGCGTCCGCTACTATTGCTCGACCAAGCGGGAGCAAGGTACCTGCGCCAGTTCTGTCGGCATCAAGGCGATCGACCTTGAAAACCGCATACTCAGCGGCCTCAAAGATATCCTGCTCGGCAACGAGATTCTGATCGAGGCGTTCGTCGCCGAGTTCAAAGCTGAAATTACCCGGTTGCGCAAGCAGCGCGGCAGCCACGAGCGGCAGGCGCATAAAGAATTGAACAAGGTTAACAGGGCCATCAAGCGCTGCCTGAACTTCATCACCGAAGGCGACGGAGAGCCTGGCCTGGTGCGTGACGAATTGCGCTCCCTTGAAGGCCGCAAACACGAATTGGAGAGGACACTCGAGGTGGATCACTTGGAGCAAGAAGTTGAACTCCATCCCAACATCGCTGAACTGTACGGCAGGAAAGTCGCTGAACTGCAATCCTTGTTGACCGATGAATCTTCCCGCCCTCAGGCCATGGAGCTGATACGCGCCATGATCGATCGCATCGAGGTTCACAAGGGGGAAGAGCGCGGCAAGCCCGAAGTCATTCTGATCGGTGCCTTGTCCGAAATTATCGCCTTCACTCAGGGCAAAACTACTGCGGCGCAAAATAGCGACGGTGGTAGGGTCTTGATGGTGGCGGGGGCCCGAAACCACCGAGAATTGACTCTTCTTTCAGTCCAGATTTGACGAACATGCATGATCGCTACCCGAATTTGCAGTGTATGCGGCTGGCGCGATACCAGTAGCGTGCGGCCCCGACCGAAGAATAATCTCATATATATGCCCGACAGCTGAGCAGGTATTCGGATAATCCTCTCGGCCCTGGGTTCACTCCGCCGCTTCCTTGTCCCAGCCGATGGCGTCGCGGAGGCGGGGCATTACTTCTGTGGCCATTAGTTCCATGTGGCGGCGCCACAGTTTTTTGTGCACCCAGTCATGGTG
Encoded here:
- a CDS encoding recombinase family protein, producing MDPVQAAIVIRIFQEYADGLAPRRIAGRLNAENIPGPRGGPWNASTINGSRQRRNGILNNELYLGRITYNRQRFIKDPETGKRRSRLNPEHEWVITDVPALRVVDDGIWDRVQQIKARYASQPGNRRQTKKRLLTGLVKCGRCGGSMTIVNRVRYYCSTKREQGTCASSVGIKAIDLENRILSGLKDILLGNEILIEAFVAEFKAEITRLRKQRGSHERQAHKELNKVNRAIKRCLNFITEGDGEPGLVRDELRSLEGRKHELERTLEVDHLEQEVELHPNIAELYGRKVAELQSLLTDESSRPQAMELIRAMIDRIEVHKGEERGKPEVILIGALSEIIAFTQGKTTAAQNSDGGRVLMVAGARNHRELTLLSVQI